The genomic window TGATTTTGGGAGTGAAATTATCATCTATCAAGATATTATGAGGATTGATATCAAAGTGTAGAATTCTTTGATCACAACCTTGGTGGAGATACTCGATGCCATTAGCTATGCCTAGAGCAATTTGTTCTAACTTATCCCATCCAAGGAAATTATCTTTGCTGTTCGAAggagaaatgaatttctccaATGAACCATTTGGAAAAAAGTCATACACTAAAGCACGACGAAATCCGTCTGCGCAGAAGCCAAGCAAACGAACTACGTTGAGATGGTGAATTTTGCCCATAGTTCCCACTTCATTTATGAACTCGTTCCCGTCTCCCTCTGCATTATTAAGAATCTTCACAGCAACCAAAATTTGGTTCGACAATTTACCTTTATAAACAGCACCATGAGCCCCTTCACCTAACTTATCTGTAAAATTATGTGTAATTCTCTTTAAGTCTGCATAAGAGAACCTAGTTGGCTTTAAAGCTCTGTAATCCTTCAAAAAGTtttcaattctttcataatCTTCATCTTTCATCTTAAAATAGCCATATATTTGGAAAATGGCAAATATAAGAACAAGCATAGTTGAGCCAATGACTACACCTGTAAAGTAATATTCATTCAATATCCTTCAAAAAATTCTCAactacataataaaataaattcttcTTGAATCTGAACCGATCCCGAAATCAATCAAAATAAAGGATAAATGTAAAGGTGTACGTCTTACCTGCAGAGGTTAAAATAATCTTCTTCTTTGATTTGTGCTTGCATTTGAAGCATCCTTTGTCAAGATTTGTTTCTGACCAAGACAATGTGATTGAATTTAGTCGTATCTCATATAGAGATTCTTGCGAAAGAATAAGGGGCGAAACTCGTTGAGACAGTTTGGTGCAGAATACAAGGTTAGATTGAACCACATCTTCATCAAATTGTGCGATATAAATAGGACAAGAAATCATGTCTTGGTATTGCTGATTATCAAAGCTTATATGGGTGTCCTTTATCGCATAACCATCTCCTAGCGAAGAACAATCAAAGAAACTAACATTATAACTATAATTAGGAAGATCGTCAATCCGCAAAGGAAAAATTGATAAAGAGAAATTGTGCTCAAATAAGAGTCGTGAAAGACAATTTTCTGGATCACGCGCTTGTAATATTTGTGATGTGTAGTTAATGTCATTTACTATGAGTTTTATAGGGACTGGATAAGCAGGTATTTCAAGAATCTTGTTATGATTTGTACAAGATATATTGAAGGGACACCCTTTGGATGGGATATTCTGGCCTTTCCCAAGCTGCAGTATTAGTATTAATGTTATTGCTATCATGAAGGAAGAAGTACAGTGGCTACAAATCATTTTgtagctttttttttaatatttgattgaGGTTGGTGTGTTTATTTCTTATAGCTAGCTATATATCATTTCCATGATACTTCCAAGTTCCAATCCAAGGGGCAATCGAGATGGTAGATAATATATAGAACACAGATTTCCAAGTCCAAGTCAATGATGTTATGCTATGAATAggattattataaataaaatttaaatgggAAAGAATGCATGATACTTCCGAGTCCGAGTCCAAGTCCAAGTCAATGATGTTATGCTGTGATTACGTCCCAAAATAAGTGTAGCACTGTATTGTATAATGTATACTACTCCgggtaaacaaatattcttatttgcacatttattaagaagataattttttgtcttgattttatgtaaaatttctactacaatttttaaaatgacCTTAAATTTGCATTGAAACTCTACGatcattttaaaaagtagaacaattgcttatatttaaggccaaaattttttgttgacttttgcttataaataaggccggagggagtacatgtCGATGCACAACTTTGATAGTTAATACTTTTAgtcaaatattattaaaaattagaaataaaaaaagtagATATTTAAGATGATATCAGACCCTTTCCACAATCTGATGAACCGTTTGCTATCAGATTTATGATTAAGCCATCCAATTTGAGTTCAATCCTCAGTCTCACCTTCCGAGAAAATGCTAGTTCAAGTCAATGTCAATGATTCTCtccctttaataaaaaaattaaaacatctATTGGTGGAGAAGGATCATATAATTTCTACACAAAGTCCTCTTATACAAGTTCACTTTCAGATAATCCCAAACCAAGAagtgaaaaataattttcagtAAAAGTTATGAGCAGAAGAAAATCCTTCTCCTGTTCTGCGGAATCAATATCACTTTTATGGTTCCTCCAAATTGTTATGGTTGTTATAGTGATACTACAACACCATCATCATCAAACATGTGATGCAagtactattactattactaataACCAAACATATTGTCCACCTTCTTCATGCGGCAAAATCACAAACATAAAACCTCCCTTTCGACTTAAGAATGATCCAACAACCTGCGGTGATCCGAGATACGAGTTAGCCTGCGAAAACAACATGACAATGTTAACTCTGTTTTCCGGTAAATACTATGTTAAATCAATCGACTACGAAGACTACACAATTCAGTTAGTTGATCCTGGAATTGCAGAAGGTGATTGCTCTTCCATTCCTCGCTATTTCTTAACCGAATCCAACTTCACATACAATTATCCCATTGATAGCAACCGCGTGGATCCATATGAAATTAGTTATTATTCTGGGTACGGTCGCGGGCACATAATATACTTGAAGTGTAGCAAACCAGTGAAGAACGATCCTAAGTATGTGGATACATCTCCGTGTGGAGTTAACTCAGACTCCAAAAGCTATGTTTATGCTGCGATGGGGTACTTGAAAGTTGAGAGTTTAAGAGATTATTGCAAAGTGAAGCTTGTTGCTATGACATATTCAGCTGATAACCCAAATCGATCCCTTTCATACAAGGAAATTTATGGAATGCTACAAAATGGTTTTGAGCTATCGTGGTTCAGTGGTGCTTGTAAACAATTATGCGGAGATAATCAAATATGCGAGTATCCCAACTCAAATCTTAAATGTCAATCAAACATTTGCAGTTATCCAATGGGAGCTGATGGGAATTGCGGTAAGAAATTAATGCATCTGTTCAATCTAAccaatgtttatttatttttaaatttaaactaaatatcAAATCGTTTAAAAGAACTTGAGTTTAATTTCTGATTGTAATCAGGCTTAAATATCCAATCAAGCTTGACGCTCGAGTATTCCTCTAGAGCAAGTATATATGCTTTGGTCCATGAGCGAGTGACTTAATTAGACATGATTGGTTTGTTGATTGGACTTTAAATTAATCCCAAACAAAAATGATTAATCTAATAGATAGCGGCGCAATTTGTTATCCGTTTGTCTTCTATTAATGTTGTAGAATTAATGGGCTGCACAACTTGTGTTTAATTCAATAGGTAGATTAAATTATTCAGGAAATTTCTAAAGCTACAAAATAAGTCACcatgattttgtcaaaaaatataaaataagtcaCTAGGATAAACCGTGATAAAAAAGGATAgctaactttttttctttctattttttctcttcttcagACCAAATGTCAAAGCTGCGCATATTAGCAGAAGGTATGAAGTTatctctaaattaaattaattaattttacattttttgtaaattgttatttttgctctttcttcttcttttaattAATGACACACATACATGTGTAAAGAAAAACACATTTATATGTTGGGCTTAAGCTCtcattgttattaaaaaaaaaaaaaaa from Trifolium pratense cultivar HEN17-A07 linkage group LG1, ARS_RC_1.1, whole genome shotgun sequence includes these protein-coding regions:
- the LOC123910383 gene encoding rust resistance kinase Lr10-like, with the translated sequence MICSHCTSSFMIAITLILILQLGKGQNIPSKGCPFNISCTNHNKILEIPAYPVPIKLIVNDINYTSQILQARDPENCLSRLLFEHNFSLSIFPLRIDDLPNYSYNVSFFDCSSLGDGYAIKDTHISFDNQQYQDMISCPIYIAQFDEDVVQSNLVFCTKLSQRVSPLILSQESLYEIRLNSITLSWSETNLDKGCFKCKHKSKKKIILTSAGVVIGSTMLVLIFAIFQIYGYFKMKDEDYERIENFLKDYRALKPTRFSYADLKRITHNFTDKLGEGAHGAVYKGKLSNQILVAVKILNNAEGDGNEFINEVGTMGKIHHLNVVRLLGFCADGFRRALVYDFFPNGSLEKFISPSNSKDNFLGWDKLEQIALGIANGIEYLHQGCDQRILHFDINPHNILIDDNFTPKITDFGLAKMCSKNQSIVSMTTAKGTLGYMAPEVFSRNFGNVSYKSDIYSYGMLLLEMVGGRKNTKTTSGEENVQVEYPEWIHNLLEGGDIQIPIDEEGDFKIAKKLATVGLWCIQWHPLHRPPMKAVVQMLQGEGDKLKVPSNPFGPTTTTSTIANIGVERMNLELDVIEELD